In Nitrospirota bacterium, a single window of DNA contains:
- a CDS encoding PilZ domain-containing protein, whose protein sequence is MNEKRKFLRASIALSVRVKDADGTDIDAFTGSLSAGGVFLETFKPLPVDHELTIEMHLPGLEEKTLLSGKVVWNRAVYLDEYPPGMGVKFINIVRKDQVRINNIVQKILEGREEDF, encoded by the coding sequence ATGAATGAAAAAAGAAAATTTCTGAGGGCGTCCATCGCCCTCTCTGTCAGGGTTAAGGATGCGGATGGGACGGATATTGATGCCTTCACAGGCAGTCTAAGTGCGGGCGGCGTATTCCTCGAGACATTTAAACCCCTGCCTGTTGACCATGAATTGACAATTGAGATGCACCTGCCTGGTCTTGAGGAAAAGACATTACTTTCAGGTAAAGTGGTCTGGAACAGGGCGGTATATCTGGATGAGTATCCTCCGGGTATGGGGGTAAAGTTTATCAATATAGTGAGGAAGGACCAAGTCAGGATTAATAATATTGTTCAGAAGATCCTTGAGGGCAGAGAGGAAGATTTTTGA
- the radA gene encoding DNA repair protein RadA produces MKQKSIFLCQSCGYSSPGWMGRCPDCGEWNTMVEESVRPVSHKDRPASSGAVPLPIEEVQYDETSRFITGIGEFDRVLGGGIVPGSVVLIGGDPGIGKSTLLLQVAERVASNTGGSGSGVLYVSGEESPSQIKMRAERLGVKSKGLYLLAETSVEEILSSAQKTQYNALIVDSIQTVFTGQITSAPGSVSQVREVSSILMNYAKKNSIPVFIVGHVTKDGSIAGPRVLEHIVDTVLYFEGDREHQCRILRAVKNRFGSTHEIGVFEMKEDGLNEISNPSSLFLSERTFGSAGSVVVSSMEGTRPILTEVQALVTPTPFGIPKREVIGVDYNRLLLLVAVLDKRVGLHIQGQDIFVNVVGGLELSEPAVDLGVIATLSSSFREVPVDPYTVIFGEVGLSGEVRGVTSAELRVKDAAKLGFKRCVMPERNAGQINIDSIEIIGVPTVRKAIDVLFG; encoded by the coding sequence TTGAAGCAGAAGAGTATTTTTTTATGTCAGTCCTGCGGCTACAGTTCTCCCGGTTGGATGGGGCGGTGTCCTGATTGCGGTGAATGGAACACAATGGTTGAAGAGAGTGTCAGACCGGTTTCGCATAAAGACAGACCTGCTTCTTCCGGGGCTGTCCCTCTTCCGATTGAAGAAGTCCAATATGATGAAACTTCGAGATTTATTACCGGTATAGGTGAATTTGACAGGGTACTTGGCGGCGGGATTGTCCCCGGTTCAGTAGTGCTAATAGGGGGTGACCCCGGCATCGGCAAGTCCACCCTCCTTCTTCAGGTTGCTGAAAGAGTGGCTTCTAATACCGGCGGTTCAGGAAGCGGGGTGCTCTATGTCTCCGGTGAAGAATCACCATCACAGATTAAGATGCGGGCAGAGAGGCTTGGTGTTAAATCAAAAGGGCTGTATCTCCTTGCTGAGACCTCTGTTGAGGAGATACTCTCATCTGCACAGAAGACCCAATATAATGCACTCATAGTTGATTCCATTCAGACCGTTTTTACAGGACAGATAACATCAGCACCGGGGAGTGTAAGCCAGGTTCGTGAGGTCTCCTCCATACTTATGAATTATGCCAAAAAGAATTCCATACCTGTCTTCATTGTCGGGCATGTAACAAAAGACGGTTCAATAGCAGGGCCAAGGGTGCTGGAGCACATTGTGGATACAGTCCTTTACTTTGAAGGGGACAGGGAACATCAGTGCAGGATTTTAAGGGCAGTAAAGAATCGTTTTGGTTCAACCCATGAGATTGGCGTGTTTGAGATGAAGGAAGATGGGCTGAATGAAATCTCCAATCCATCAAGCCTCTTTTTATCAGAGAGGACATTCGGTTCAGCAGGCTCGGTTGTAGTGTCAAGCATGGAAGGGACACGTCCAATCCTGACAGAGGTACAGGCATTGGTTACGCCCACACCCTTCGGAATACCCAAAAGAGAGGTCATTGGCGTGGATTATAACAGGCTCTTATTGCTCGTCGCTGTGCTTGATAAAAGGGTCGGCCTGCATATTCAGGGGCAGGATATATTTGTGAATGTAGTCGGCGGGCTTGAATTGTCTGAACCGGCGGTTGACCTCGGCGTGATAGCAACATTATCATCAAGTTTCAGAGAGGTCCCTGTTGACCCGTACACAGTAATCTTTGGAGAGGTAGGACTTTCAGGAGAAGTCAGAGGCGTGACCTCTGCAGAGCTAAGGGTAAAGGATGCGGCAAAATTAGGATTCAAACGATGCGTTATGCCTGAGAGGAACGCCGGACAGATAAATATAGACTCTATAGAGATAATCGGAGTACCGACGGTAAGGAAGGCGATTGATGTGTTGTTTGGATGA